Proteins encoded together in one Pseudoalteromonas xiamenensis window:
- a CDS encoding M48 family metallopeptidase, whose translation MKNWVLGLCIGVLVCGCKTSPTGRTQIALYSSSQMAELGNASFEELKKSTPIENEPTVNTYVQCVANKIINELPNELRNQQWEVVVFKDPTANAFALPGGKIGVHTGLLEVARSQHQLAAVIGHEVAHVIAEHANERMSQGALVQTGLQIGSAALQMGEVQYRGEIMQALGLGAQLGIVLPFSRSHESEADIVGLEYMAKAGFDPNGAVLLWENMNKNAGERQPEFLSTHPAPENRMSKLKQALPKVSPLLEQAKAEGKRANCKAV comes from the coding sequence ATGAAAAATTGGGTATTGGGTTTGTGTATCGGTGTTTTGGTTTGTGGGTGTAAAACATCGCCGACAGGGCGCACACAAATTGCGTTGTATTCTTCCTCCCAAATGGCGGAACTTGGCAACGCAAGCTTTGAAGAACTGAAAAAGTCGACGCCGATAGAAAACGAACCGACGGTAAACACGTACGTCCAATGTGTAGCAAATAAAATCATAAACGAACTACCAAATGAATTGCGAAACCAGCAATGGGAAGTTGTAGTGTTTAAAGATCCAACTGCCAACGCTTTCGCACTCCCTGGTGGTAAAATTGGTGTACATACCGGTTTGCTCGAAGTCGCAAGATCACAGCACCAGCTAGCAGCTGTTATAGGTCATGAAGTAGCTCATGTTATTGCTGAACATGCAAACGAACGTATGTCTCAAGGAGCATTGGTCCAAACGGGTTTACAAATTGGTAGTGCCGCTTTGCAAATGGGGGAGGTGCAATACCGTGGTGAAATTATGCAAGCACTAGGACTTGGTGCGCAACTTGGCATTGTTTTACCGTTTAGTCGTAGCCATGAAAGTGAAGCAGATATTGTTGGTCTTGAATATATGGCAAAAGCAGGATTTGATCCCAATGGCGCTGTTTTACTTTGGGAGAACATGAATAAAAACGCGGGTGAACGCCAGCCTGAATTTTTGTCTACGCACCCGGCGCCTGAAAATCGGATGAGTAAACTCAAACAAGCTTTACCAAAGGTTTCCCCATTATTAGAGCAAGCAAAAGCGGAAGGTAAGCGCGCCAATTGCAAAGCGGTGTGA